In bacterium, a single window of DNA contains:
- a CDS encoding DUF2237 domain-containing protein, producing the protein MSPRPLNVLGTELRDCSQDPLTGFYRTGCCETGPEDHGHHLVCIQATAEFLAFSARVGNDLSTPHPEFAFPGVKPGESWCLCAERWQQALEAGMAPPVHLEATHILTLEFVDLADLQAHAVPVGD; encoded by the coding sequence ATGAGCCCACGCCCCCTGAACGTCCTCGGCACCGAGCTGCGCGACTGCAGCCAGGACCCCCTGACGGGCTTCTACCGCACCGGCTGCTGCGAAACCGGGCCCGAGGACCACGGCCATCACCTGGTCTGCATCCAGGCGACCGCGGAGTTCCTCGCCTTCAGCGCCCGGGTCGGCAACGACCTCTCGACGCCCCACCCGGAGTTCGCCTTCCCGGGGGTGAAACCCGGCGAGAGCTGGTGCCTGTGCGCCGAACGCTGGCAGCAGGCCCTCGAGGCGGGCATGGCGCCGCCGGTGCACCTCGAGGCGACCCACATCCTGACCCTCGAATTCGTCGATCTGGCCGATCTGCAGGCCCACGCGGTGCCGGTCGGGGACTGA